The proteins below are encoded in one region of Acetobacteroides hydrogenigenes:
- a CDS encoding ArsR/SmtB family transcription factor, with translation MGTSKYDLYSDEEQQVARYAKALSHPARVAILRLLYRKQTCICGDIVEEIPLSQSTVSQHLKELKDAGLVKGDIDGVKVCYCINEEEWNNARRCFGSLLGEYTGINSCQ, from the coding sequence ATGGGAACATCAAAGTACGATTTATACTCCGACGAGGAGCAGCAGGTTGCCAGGTACGCCAAGGCGCTTTCGCATCCGGCGCGTGTTGCCATCCTGAGGCTGCTCTATAGGAAGCAGACGTGCATCTGCGGCGATATCGTCGAAGAAATTCCCCTTTCGCAGAGCACCGTATCGCAGCACCTCAAGGAGCTTAAGGATGCCGGGCTGGTTAAGGGCGATATCGATGGCGTAAAGGTGTGCTACTGCATCAACGAGGAGGAGTGGAACAACGCCCGTAGGTGCTTCGGCAGCCTGCTTGGCGAGTATACCGGCATCAACAGCTGCCAGTAA
- a CDS encoding DUF4412 domain-containing protein: MKKIFLLLVLAALAAVGLRAQETFNGHMVLNISGTDLKESMDVTYYFLNGEVLMKPQIRDKEKGKDAELGILFKPQQQVFFILMGGKDGKMAMRKTYDNINEMLDTTKIERPKITQTNETKTINGYLCRKVIAETSTAIMDMWVTNDLKFSLGKLMAYSNMNMGKGRKQAASGNGWGNVKGASLETVVTSKENGSVSTILVKEISTDKPSASLFDMTEYQVMEMPSLKDMMPFGKKR; encoded by the coding sequence ATGAAGAAGATCTTTTTACTCCTCGTGCTAGCTGCGTTGGCCGCCGTTGGCCTACGCGCGCAGGAGACTTTTAACGGGCATATGGTGCTTAACATTAGCGGCACCGACCTTAAGGAATCGATGGATGTTACCTACTACTTCCTAAACGGCGAGGTGCTGATGAAGCCCCAAATCCGCGATAAGGAAAAGGGTAAGGATGCCGAGCTTGGAATCCTCTTTAAGCCTCAACAGCAGGTATTCTTTATCCTGATGGGCGGCAAGGACGGCAAGATGGCCATGCGCAAAACCTACGACAACATCAACGAAATGCTCGACACCACCAAGATCGAGCGGCCCAAGATCACCCAAACCAACGAGACCAAGACCATCAACGGCTACCTCTGCCGTAAGGTGATCGCCGAAACCTCCACCGCCATCATGGACATGTGGGTTACCAACGACCTGAAGTTCAGCCTCGGCAAGCTGATGGCCTACTCCAACATGAACATGGGCAAAGGCCGCAAGCAGGCCGCCTCGGGCAACGGGTGGGGCAACGTTAAGGGCGCTTCGCTCGAAACGGTGGTAACCAGCAAGGAAAACGGCAGCGTATCCACCATTCTGGTTAAGGAGATCAGCACCGACAAGCCCAGCGCCTCGCTCTTCGACATGACGGAGTACCAGGTTATGGAGATGCCGTCGCTGAAGGACATGATGCCCTTCGGAAAGAAGAGGTAG